Genomic window (Marasmius oreades isolate 03SP1 chromosome 3, whole genome shotgun sequence):
TAGACGCGAGCACGCGGACTGCCCGGACAAATCGGGGTAAGTTACGTGCGTGACGGGTTTTTTAATTTTAGTGTAGGGTAGGAATATTAATTGAACAGCCCTTATAGATACATAGTCCCGAAAAGTCAAGGTGACCAGAATTTGGCGTGGGCACCCGAGCAAAACCGAGCTTGCCGGAAATCAGACAtcaagaggtgttcaataGGACCTATACCCTAAAATGCCTGAGTCCGGACCCCCCGAGTTCTATCCGGATCCCAAAAGAGAAATCGCTATCCGGAATCCACCTCAGGCATCGTCTGGCAGGGCTTGTTTTTATCCGGACCAGTAACTTAGGCATCTACTTATATAATATAATTTTTTTGTAAATATGAACAAAAAGGTCCGTACGGAACTGGACAGAGCCAACTGTAAGGCCAATTCATTTTGGACTGGTCGAATTGGCCGAAAAGCCCAGAAACTTAGCCGGGAAAGTTCATCGCCAAATTGTTGATAAAGGGTCGAAAGTAGTATTCCTTTCAAACTCACCTTGCCTCGAAAATGACGCTCCTCAACCGGATTTTTTCGCTCATATCAGGTTTCCAAATCGCCCCTGCTTCCTTCGGATACATTATCGCCCCTCCGGTACGTTTTTTATCGTTTAGAATCTTAATTTCTTTTCCCCTTACATCTCTGTGAAGGAACTTCCCTGCGCTAGCCTCGATGTGAAGTCTGAAATTAAGCGTTTCCTGCAGAGCGTGTCCTATGAGACCCCCTCTGTTAAATTTGACAAAGATGGTCTCAAGGAGGCAGTCTTGAAAGAGATCGCAACATGGAATGCCAACGACGGGCACCACGGCAAGCTCTATGATAGAATTGCTGATCAAGCGGCTGCACTCGTAGAGGTAGGTCAACGTTTCTCAGTGACCGCCGCAACTTATGAACAAATTCACCTCTGCAGTATTCCTACTTCCACCATGGGTTTGATGCCAAAGTGCAGTTTGCTCTCTACTCGTGGTAATTGCTACAATTTGGTGCTAAAAAAACTCCAAGGCTGATTTCAGCTATAGGTTTATGATCTTTATCGACGACCTTTCAAAACGGATGCCCAATGCAATAACCGAATTCCAGCACCGTATCCTCCTTCACAAACCTCAACTTGACCCCGCTCTCGAACAGTTTCCCAGAATACTCGGCAATCTATACCTGCACTGGGACCCCATCTGCGCTAACTCGATGGTGTGTGCTGCGTTAGAGTTCATTAGTGGAACAGTTATGGAAGACAAGAAGGAGATTGAAACAATGCTGCCTCATCCCTACGCCGAAAATTGGCCGAAATTCCTTCGCTCAAAGACAGGTATTGCGCCTGCCTACTCCTATGCTGTGTTCCCTCGGACCGCCCATCCCGACATGTCGGTTTATGTTCAGGTTCTGCCCGATATGGAGGACTTCATTAACCTTGGCAATGACATTCTCTCGTGAGCTCCTTGCCACACTGCCTGAAAAGTAAATCATTGAATACCTAAAATTGTGATTACAGGTTCTACAAAGAGGACCTCGCCGGCGACGAAATGACCTACGTTTCGTTCAGAGCCAAAATCACCGGAAAACGTCCGCTTCGTGTTCTTTCTGAAATGGTCGACGAGATCACGCGCTCTCATGAACGTATCTTAAAGGTCCTTTCAGACTATCCAGAAGCCTTGAAATGGTGGCTCACCTTTGAAAGAGGCTACATGTGAGTGCCTTCGAATTCGAACGTCTTTCTTCTCAGCGACCATCTGACTCCTACATTGCATAGCGGATGGCATTTGTCTTTGAAGCGATATAGGTTGTCCGAAATTGGTCTACAGATGTAACCTATAATCACTGACAACTTGACAAAAGTTATTTATAAAGATATTCTGGCTAGACCCGTTATAATGATTGGCTGGGCATTAGCTTTAAATTAGTACTTATGCCCAGATATTTAAGGAGATATTCCCATGCCTACGAAATTTGTATCACgcatcagcaaaaatctGGCCACGGTGCGACGCCGTTACTATGCGTAGTGGCCGTTATAGCACCGTACTACGGATAGTGAGCATTACAGTACACTTGTAATCAGCTTACAATAGTCTTACAACAGAGATGGAATTTAATGTAACCCGCCAAAATGTCCACCACGGGATATACAAGATTTTGAGCATGTCGCAATACTGTAACGAGAGTGTCAGTTCTCAATGAAAGCCGATACAATGTTCCGAAACCGTTGCAATGCCATGAACGCGTAGCATAACGAAATAAGCTGCCGTTGCATGCATTTTGCTCACCCATCTCAACGTCGCGACGTGTGTCTCAAGTTGAGATATCTTAAGATTTCTTGAGACATTCTTGAGAACATCTCAAGTCTTTGAGAGCAAGGTTAACCCTGTGGGCCGAAGTCTCAGTCTCAGTCTCAAGATTTCAGTCTCAGtctcaacgtttcaacggTCTCAATGATCGCAAGCTCAATCTCAAATACAGGTTACATCTGGTCTCAAGTGTCTCACCCATCTCACCCGTCTCACCCGTCTCATTGTCTCCTGCATCGCCCTCGTCTTCGTCTCAACCATCTCCCTTGTCTCTCACGTCAGGTGTCTCACCCCGTCTCACCCGTCTCACCCGTCCCACCCATCTCACCCGTCCATCTCACTTGTCTCTCGCGTCCAACTCGAACCTCTCGAACCGAGTCTCAACCGTCTCCGCCGTCTCGAGAGTGCTTAGTCTATAGTCAAAAGAATTCGGCACGTCGAGAACTAGAATCATCTGGAGAATAAACCTCTGAATGCAGTCTCGCTATACAAGTTAAAGGAGACACGTACCCTCTGGAACGACTCTGGAAGGTCTgatcctcaaggcctcatGGTCCGGCATCTGACTTCTGTGAAAATGGAAAACTACCGGTATTCAAAATCTAGAACAGGAATTTAGAGGGGGAAAATATCAGAGCTGAGAAGAGCGGCGGGATATATTGGGGGGAGAGGTCAAGAGGAACAGCAACTACTTTCGTCACCGCCCTCGAATCATTTCAATGTAAACAAATACAAAGTATGTACACATGGATTACGGCTGTACGTTATTCCAATCCACTGTTACGGTTGGTCGTTGTCGCCTGAAAAATGCATTCAAATCCTCCGTTTCACCTGGCCAACAACCGCCGAGCTTCCGAAACTTCTTCTCAGTCTCTTTGGCCATTTTGTCATACAGTGCACTTTTTTGTGCCGCATACACACAATACGGATTCTGAGGCCCCTcgatgaacgtttgaacactTTTGGCGAGCTGGAATCTCGAGAAGAATGGAGAGGGTGGAACATCGGCAAGCTGCGACCAATATGACGAGAGCGATTGGCATGATCTCACTAGTCTGCGGAATTCTTCCTCGAGTAtctcgatttcttcgattAATCGCTCCATATCCGCTTTCGCTCGAAACCACTGAATCCTTTCGGCTAGACATAACGAGAGTAAGTAACATGGCGTTGTCAGATAGACGAGACACTGACCTTCAAGAACAAACTCCATTTTCCCTTTATCATCTAAGCCTTTCAATCGCCCGTAGCGCCAAATCCACGCATCCGTTTTTCTCCCATCTCCCAGTTCTCGAGGAGTCACTGAGCTTTTGGCATACATGTGTTCATCTTCCAGTACAGGATAGTCCGGCGAACTCGGTAATCCAAGTAATCGAAGTATGGCAACCCGTGCAGCCCGATATTGGGATGCATAACCCTGTTTCTTGGCCTCGGCACCATTTATCCATCGTACCGAACGTGTGTTTTGTGTAACCCCCCGTGAGTCGGTGCGTTGTGTGTCCCGCATGACTAACTTGTAATTGATGCTATCACAGAGGTCAACAATTGCGTCATTGCATTCCCCTTCACGAAGATCGAGTTCAATTTTTGCAGGTGAATCAAGCGACAGCCGCTTGCGATCGCCTTCACTGAAGTCGGTAGATATAAACACTCATCCTCGATTGGCTTTGTATCTCCGTCATGTTGATTTGAGGTAAGGTTTTCAATTTGGGTCATAATTTCAAGCTGAATTTTCCGCCATTGGCGAAGGTCCGACGCCAATATAGTTTTGCTCCGTTTGACGGCGGCGACCTCGGAGTCAGTTGAGGCACATTTGATTGCTACTTTGAGTTGTCGTCTACGGTCAATGTTGATATCGATTCAGCTGGCGATCACCTTACGTACAATCTAATCGTAGCCGTCGCCGCTCCTCCCGTGGAAAGGAACCGAAACAAGATGTTCACGGATTGACACCATGTGAGAATAGGTACAAGGTCACTTGTAAAGGGGCCGGGTGGTTAGAAATTGACCTCGATGAGCCGTGATGGAATGAAAGGTGATTTTTTTGAGCAATTAAATACAGGATGATGAGATTTTGTGGTAGATCTGAGTATGAGACATAATTGAGATACATTGAGACTGAGATGCGATAGAGATTGATATGATATGATTAGAGATGAGAAatgttgagattgagactgAAATGTTGAGACTGAGACTGAGACTTAAACATTGAGACTGAGATTGAGTAGTTGAGTATAGCCAGCCCACAGGGTTAACCTTGCTCTCAAAGACTTGAGATGTTCTCAAGAATGTCTCAAGAAATCTTAAGATATCTCAACTTGAGacagacgtcgcgacgttgAGATCCGTGAGCAAAATGCATGCATTTACTGAAATAAGGAGTTGTGGCCATAGTAACGGGTTGTGGCCGTTGTGCTGTGTTGTAGGCATTGTGAGCCATTGTATTGTATTACTATTGGTAAAATTCGTTACAACGCATCCTTCAGAACACAACGGATTTGGCATAAGTGGTCTCGAATTTTCAAATATCTAATAGTCAGAACTAGTGCCACCGCATTTTGAACATAGATCCTGCAAATTAAGCGAGCGAGGGTTATATTATAAAGTGGCATGTTGATACTCATCCCCTCCAtcgtcttcctcgtcctcatcatctcCACTATCCTCGTCCGCACTACCCTCTCGGTCGCTCAAGACCCAGTCGCTATCTGATTCTGACTCTGAAGGGGCTAAACCTTGCAGATCAGACCGTTCACACTCGTCTTCGTCGCTGTAATCGGTTTCTGCTGCTATCTCCTCACTGTCTGAGTCGTAGGTTGGCAATATTTGTTCGGGCAGGCCAGCGTCCTTCTGAAAGTATCTCAGATGCTCCTGTAATTGGGCATGGCCTACCCCACCTCCCCGGTAACGCATGACCATGTCTCTATCCACAAACCTGCCATCATATCAAGTCAGTTTACAACGGGTAGCACAGAAAGTTGAGAGATCTTACATGTTGATATAGTACAATTTccagtcttcttcctcacgtTCCCACAATCCACGAGTATTCAATGACTGCAGTTGACGCGCCAATGAGTAAGGTACCAGAGAGGTGGTGGTATCTGCAGGCCCATGATGAAAGGAGGGAATGAGATGAGAACCTCGTATAACGTCGGCTGGATTCAAGAAGCCAAAAGCTTTGGGGACCTCTGGCTGAGGGAAAAACACGCGATACAGTCGCTTGGCTTTGAAACCAGTGTTGTGAGATGTATTGAGTTCGTACCACTGAACCCAAAAAAACTCCATGCGCCTAGTGATTGATACCTTGTTTGTTTGCAGTGACGGTGAAAGACGGACGTTGGCATGGAAGATTCCAACTATTTGTGCGTACTTGTATGGATGGATTTCTTTGTTTTTGGCTGCATTGGAGTTCAGAGTAATGATATCTGGATGGCTACAAATATTGATAGAATCTTGGAATCTGAGCCTGTCGTATGTATTGTAGTTGATGCGGAGGGTTCGATGGGCGTAGATGCAATCATTGGTGAATGAGAGAAGCATTCGCTCCTCATCCATGAATTCTGTTTTTGAATCCGGCCCTAGTAAGCGATGAATAAGGTGGTCTTTCAGCTTGGGAATGAAGTCCTACATACGATGAATTAGTCGAGTAATGGATGTTTATAACGCGGCGATACTTACCAGAAGTGCGATATCTTCATCACCGTCTTCATCTACCCAATCCAGTTCTGACAAATCTACTCGAAACTCCTGTCCATTGGCGATGTGATAACGGACAGAGGGGTCTGTCTTGGGCAACCGTTGTTGGCTCGAAGCAAGGTATCTCACCCTTTTGGGCTTTatgttccttttcttctgctTCCGTACAGTGGGGATGTTGTGAGCAAGGGCTTCAAGAGCTTGTCCCCGCTGCTCAAGGCGAACGACTTGCGCAGTGTGGTTCTGTTTGTTGGTTCGCTGATAGAACTGCTTCACCTGCTGGTGTTGGCATTCACTCTGTACGTGGGTAGGGATTTCAGTCATTGGCAGACGATGGATAGGCAAAAAAACGGACATTTCGAGTAGTATAGGAATCAGTAGATCCATATTCCTTTATAGATTGCGGATAATTGCCCAGGAAATGTGTTTTAGCAGTAGACAAGTTGAATT
Coding sequences:
- a CDS encoding uncharacterized protein (antiSMASH:Cluster_3.8), producing the protein MTLLNRIFSLISGFQIAPASFGYIIAPPELPCASLDVKSEIKRFLQSVSYETPSVKFDKDGLKEAVLKEIATWNANDGHHGKLYDRIADQAAALVEYSYFHHGFDAKVQFALYSWFMIFIDDLSKRMPNAITEFQHRILLHKPQLDPALEQFPRILGNLYLHWDPICANSMVCAALEFISGTVMEDKKEIETMLPHPYAENWPKFLRSKTGIAPAYSYAVFPRTAHPDMSVYVQVLPDMEDFINLGNDILSFYKEDLAGDEMTYVSFRAKITGKRPLRVLSEMVDEITRSHERILKVLSDYPEALKWWLTFERGYIGWHLSLKRYRLSEIGLQM
- a CDS encoding uncharacterized protein (antiSMASH:Cluster_3.8), with protein sequence MRDTQRTDSRGVTQNTRSVRWINGAEAKKQGYASQYRAARVAILRLLGLPSSPDYPVLEDEHMYAKSSVTPRELGDGRKTDAWIWRYGRLKGLDDKGKMEFVLEAERIQWFRAKADMERLIEEIEILEEEFRRLVRSCQSLSSYWSQLADVPPSPFFSRFQLAKSVQTFIEGPQNPYCVYAAQKSALYDKMAKETEKKFRKLGGCWPGETEDLNAFFRRQRPTVTVDWNNVQP